GAAGGTTTAATACCTTATCGCTTGGTCGATTGGACCACCAACATTTAACTTTATCAGGTTCTAATGCTATctcattagaaaaataaaatgttgagtattttatttaacgcacatTTTTATGAGTAAAATATCATGCACAAGAAGGTTCAATCCCTTATCGCTTGGTCGATTGGACCACCAACATTCAAGCTTGTTAGGTTCTAATAgcttctcattataaaaataaaatgtttattattttatttaacacgTATTTTTGTGAGTGAAAATATCCTTTACAAGAAGTTTCAATTCCTTAACGCTTGGTCGATTGGACCACTAACGTTCAACCTTATTAGGTTCTAATAgcttctcattataaaaataaaatgttgagtactttatttaacacatatttttgtgagtaaaaatatcttgCACAGGAAGGTTCAATCCCTTACCGCTTGGTCGATTGGACCACCaacgttcaaccttatcaggttctaatgccatctcattataaaaataaaatgttgaatattttatttaacacaaatttttgtgagtaaaagtATCCTGCACAAGAAGGTTCAATCCCTTACTGCTTGGTTGATTGAACCACCAACCttcaaccttatcaggttctaatgctatctcattataaaaataaaatgttgaatattttatttacgcatatttttttgaataaaaatatcttgCACATGAAAGTTCAGTCCTACATTCAACCTTGTCAGGTTCTAAtggtattttattataatttttaaattataatatattgaagcatttatttcatttttttaactcatatttttgtgagtaaaaatatcctgcACAGGAAAGTTCAATCCCTTATCGCTTAGTCAGTTGGACCTCCAAAGTTCAACCTTATTAGGAAAAAGTTCTAGAAAAAGAACTCCTACCAGTCACTACTCAGCCTAGagcaaaatttcaaaaaagaaCTTATAATGCCTCTGCTCAACATaagaaaaagttcaaaaagaACTCCTATTAGTCACCGCTTGGCCTAgagaaaaagttcaaaaaagaaCTTTTAATGCCTTCGCTCACCATAGGAAAAAGTTCAAAAAGAACTCCTATTAGTCACCGCTCGGCCTAGAGAAAAAGTTCAAAAGATAACTTCTAGTGCCTCTGCTCAACATAGGAAAAGGTTATAAAAAGAACTCCTATCAGTCACCGCTCAGCCTAAAGAAAAAGTTCAAAGAAGAATTTCTAGTGCCTCCTCTCAATATAGgaaaaagttcaaaaaagaaCTCCTATCAGTCAATGCTCGACCTAGAGAAGAAGTTCAACAAAGAACTTCTAATTCCTCCGCTCAACATGAGAAAAAGTTCAAAAAGGAACTCCTATCAATCATAGCTCAACAGGTTCAGTCCCTTCCCGCTCGGACCACCTACGTTCAGCCTTGGCCGGTTCCAATgccttttcattataaaaataaaatattgaagagtttactttattttcttcaatgcatatttttttgaatgaaaatttctTGCACAAGAAAAAGTTCCAAAGAGAACTCATAACGTCTACTACTCAACCTAGGAAAAAAGTTCCAAAGAGCACACTTAGCATTTTCTGCTCAGTCTAGGGAACAATTCGAAAGAGAAATCCTAAAGTCTATTGCTTGGTATAGAAAGGAATGAAGACTTAAAAGGCATAGAAAATAGACTCCCTAACATAACGTGAGCGACCTCTCTTAAGCTTATAATAATCCTTGCGCACCTCTCCCAATAAAGAGCTTGCTTAGGCTTGCGGAACTTAtgtaatatatgaaatatactaATCAGAGTTAAtggtcatttatggacaattatattattgggtttgattgcctaaaaatatattgcattaaTGGTTAATTAATGTGCTTGGCTGCTACAAAccctataaatatattattgacgTTCACTTAAAAGAATCTTGATTcatcctaataaaataaatacctCTTTGAAAAAGATATCTGACTTGAGAGTCAGAGTGTCTTTTACAGGTCAACAACCCATCAGAGCGGCTTGCGTTCTTGAAGAGAATTGAATGATCGAAAAACAGTAGAGCAAGAAAAAACGATCAACCCTTAAACCAATTCAACTGAGAGCtatcaacaaaattcaaaattaaagtttttaagccaaagattaacttttttttattatgctaaaaataaaatacatcaatatttataatatttaacaaataagtggcataaataattttttattttattttaaaaatgtaactAGTACAtctttgttatattttgtatgcatttttacaatattttttttatgaaaacttACTTTAAATATGTTTCCATGACAACGTAAGAccaattgtttttttcttcgaTTTTCATATGATACTGAATGGTCAATGTGCGTTCAAACATGAGTGGGGCCCACATCTAAACTCAGATTATTTGTCCTTTTTTATGCCTTTTGCATGGAAACATCTAATGGGCCGATCGAGATTCGTCCTCCACTCTCTTTCTATTCTCTCTCTAGACATTAAAATAGAAGTTCTGTTCTTCTCTGTTTACAATTCGCGCTGAAATCCAAGTTCTTGCCGTGCACCACTGCTTCACTGCACACTCTAGGTACCCCAAATTTCTCAACCTTATGAAATTCTATTTACTGTCtcgtttttagtttttagtttttagtttttcttttttttttttttttttttttttttttttttttttttttttttttttttttttttgtgtgtgtgtgtgtgtgttcaCTGTGCTATTCGGGTTGATTGAAACTTTTCTGGGTTTTATAGAATTACCCTTTTTCAGTTTTCATATTTTGCTGGTGGGTTTTCTCTTGTTTCCGTGAAAGTTGTTTCTGTTGAAGTTTTTTACTTTCTGCATCTCCAAGCACTGTAGTTTAGAATTCGATTGTGAAGTTTGCGTATCTTTATTGCTATGTTGGTATGTTGTATTCCGTTGTCTTTTCTGTACTGTCCCTTTATTATTTAAACAGCTTCGTAGTTTTACTGGGAAAGTTGAGGGGTTCTGAATTGAGAGTGTGATGTCGTTTATGCATAGTTAATGTGAGTTGGTCTGCTAAATTGCGAAACTTTGGCTGTGGAAATATTCATGCGGTTCTCTTGTCTCTTTGCCCCCAACTTTggtgtttaatttatttattttttgtttttatgatgtcAAAATAGTATCACCTGTTTTAGTGTGTATTGTGCAAGGTTAGTGTTGTCTGAGGatgtaatttgttttctttgctcCTTTTTGATATGCAAACAAACAATTTGTTTCTTGGGAAACTGAATGATTCAGTTTTCCTTTGGCAGCTGCGGAGGCTGTTTATTGGATTggtgattttattaaattttttgcttttaagtttgatttttgtCGTTGTGTTCGTCGTAATTATTCCTTTTGTCACGACATATGCTGAAGGAGAGATTTGGTATTTATAACTCGTTAGATCTTTGCCACTTGTTTATACTTGAATGCTGGTTGGTTACAATTATTATGTTTCATGATCTGGATTTGTGCTTTTTAACTGGTGTTGTTTATGGTGTTTATTGTCATTTTCTACTAGTATATAATGAGTTGTTGTTTCTCTAATAATTTGATGCTGAATTAATGTGCAGATAGAATTTATAGACCAACAATTGCATAAAGCGAAAAGCAAGACTAGATTTGTGATAATGGGGGCCTCGAGCTCCAAAATGGATGATGATAAGGCACTCCAGCTGTGTCGTGAAAGGAAGAAATTTGTTAGGCAAGCACTTGATGGGCGCTGCTCTTTAGCAGCTGCTCATGTTTCGTATATCCAGTCACTGAAAAGTACAGGAACAGCTTTGAGAAAATTCACAGAACCTGATGCATCAATTAGCAATGCCACACTGGAGCCACTGGAGAAAACCCTGTCCCAGTTCTCACTTTCTTCACGATCTGTTTCTCAACACATTGATACAACTGAAACCTTTTCTCCAACTCCCTCTCCTCCTAGTTCTAGTAAGTTCCAAGCAAATCATATGAAATTTAGCTCCAGTTCTTCTAAAAAGGTTGAAGAAAAACTACCTGTTCCTGTTGTTGGAATAGTAACATCATCAGGTACTCCACACGATGCTGCTGCTCAACCCCCTGAAAAGTTTGATCCATCAGCATCTGCTGGAGATTATTCTCTTCCAGTTGAAACTCCACCGTGGGATTATTTTGGTCTCTTTCATCCTATTGatcatcaattttcttttcaagaaGCGAAGGTCATGCATCAAGATACGGTGGGGAATGCTGATGATATAACACAACTTATGGAGGAGGAAGGAATTCCTGAATTAGAAGATGATGAGAAGGTTTCTTCTCATGGTAAGGAAGACTCTACGGACTCTGAAGATGAATTTGATGATGAGCCTGGCACAGATAACCTAGTCCAAaggtttgaaaattttaatagagTTAATGACCATGTTAGAGCCAATGGCTCACCTGCCACAATTAAGCCTCTGAAAGGGCATTCTGCTTCTGAATTTGAACATGTGAATGTGGAGAAGGGGAACTCTCCTATTGTATCACAATCAGAGACAGCTTCTACAGAAGTTGAACTTCCAACCGAATCAAATAAATTGATGGAGAATGAAAATCACAGTGAAAAAGTTGTTCCTAAGGATATCTTTTCTGGCATGAAAGATATTGAATTCCTCTTTGTTAAAGCTTCCGAATCTGGTAAAGAGGTTCCAAGAATGCTTGAGGCAAATAAGTTGCACTTTCGTCCTCTACTACCAGCTAAAGAAAGTAATTTTTCGAGCTCTCTAGTTTCCATGTGTTTCCTTGTTAGTTTCTTATAGttttgataatattaaattttagaaattttaggAGGATATTTGACAAGATCACGTGGATAGAAATATTGACAAATATTCTGGGCACTGTTAAAATTAACATGCCTTGAGCTGGCTATCTGTTTGTCACTCTTAGTCATGTGAAAATGTCACATTAGAGTATTCAAATCCATTTATAGAagagacaaataaataaatgatgcTTTTATGATATGCTGCACTTTTCCTTGTTATATATATGTCACTTAAGATATAGACAACAACAATGGCTTGACTAAAACAATAGAATTGTTTACCCTTTGGCTAGGCAGCTTCTGTTTAAATGTCCATAACCTAGATCATGatactttgaagaaaatatcttgttcttctttgggtttaaaaaaaattcaatttataagaGGTTTTGAaagtttcttttcattattcACTTCAAGATTAAATGCTTTGAAGCTTAAACATGAAATTATTATCATAACAGGTCGTTCAGCTGCACCCTCATTTTTAAAGGCATGTTTCTCATGTGGGGAAGACCCAAGTCAGCTTCCAGAAGGTAATTTCATATTCCTTTTCTGTTGAACTCTCACATTGCTAGGACTTTTGTAGATATTGTGTGTATAAGTAGGAAATATAATATCCTcttattatatgtttgtattgTTGGAGTCGTGCATGAGGTTATTGGAAGTTTATAATGAATTTCAGCAGGAGCAGATCTGGTCTACTTAAACTGTTGATATTTTTCATGATCCTAACCTTTTTTGTGCTTATATTGGTGTCTAACGACTCTCCAATTTGCTGAGATTACAAGCTTTTTAGAAGTCTCTCAATCTGTAGTGACCGACTGCTGTTTGTTGAAAGCTGTTTCTGGAATCCTatatctaatttttgttttctttttttcactacATCTTCTTAGAACCTGCTCAAAACTCGGTTAAGTACTTAACTTGGCAAAGGACTATGTCATCCTTATCCTCTTCATCCAGAAACCCTTTGGGACCAAACTCAAAAGATGATATAGAGGACCTTACGAAAAATCTTTTTGATAGTTTGTGCATGATCTCTGGAAGTCATGCGTCAACCTTGGATAGATTATATGCATGGGAAAGGAAGCTCTATGATGAAGTGAAGGTACTGTATACTGTGTATTTCTCAGCACCATTTAGACTTTTCTTTATTTGGCATGTTATGTTTTTATAGTAGGATGTTGCAGAAGTCATGGTTTGGATGTCAGAATAAGCCCAAAAGTTCTTTTCTTAACAAGTTATTAAGCAATAAGGTGTATGCAATGTTAGAAAGGATATCAACTGTTTCTCAGTGAAACAGTTTACTAATTTGACACAGgttcttttaattttgcatACAAGGTAGGGACAATTATTATTCTGATTTGTAGCATTTCATTCTTTATGGCCCACTTGATACCCTATTGTGGATATATTGAGATATACGGTGAAGAGACAAGAACAAACTCTATGTGTGTTGCAACATAGGGACATGTGTATGTATAAGAGTCTCATTCAAAGAAATATAAAGAGATGAGCAAGGCCCACATATTTAGTTACATTTAACATTCCCCTTAAGTTGGTGCATATAAATCACATAAACCAAATTTGTTACAAATGTAATCAATTCTAGGACCCCAAAATGACTTAGTGGAGATATCTGCCAACTATTTTTTAGAGTAAAGAAATTGAGTGGTGATGTTTCcatatgcaatttttttttttcacaaaatgtGACAATCTACCTCAATTGGTTTAGTCCTCactgaatttgaaaaaatatgtaGGGCAACTTGGTTATCATAGATAAGAGCCATTTGTGTGAACTCCCCAAATCTGAATTGTTCAAGCAACTGTCTTAGCCAAATAAGGTCATATGTGGTAGAGGTTATAGCTCTATATTTTGCCTCTGCATTTGATCTTGCTACTACCATCTGCATCTCGCTTTTCTAGAATATCAAGTTGTCCCCAATAAAGACACAATATCTAGAGGTGGATCTCTTGCATTTGATCTTGCTACTACCGTTTGCATCTTACTTTTCTAGGAGATAAAGTTGTCCCCAATAAAGACACACTATCTGGAGGTGGATATGTAGTCAGAAGGAGATCTATAGCCCAATTTGCATCTGAATAACCCATAACACTAGTGTGATTATTATGACCATATAACGAACCTATTTTAGGGGCACCTTTAATTTACTTCAAAATGCGAATAATTGCGTTCAAATGTCTTGGACATGGAGGATTTAGAAACTTACTAACCACATTAACTGTAAAGGAAATGTCAGGACGAGTAACTATGAAATAGTTCAATTTTTCAACAAGTTTTCTGTATTTATTAGGATTAGGAAGTAGCTCCCCATGGGTGAGTCAATGGGCTTGGATGTCATTAGTCCAATTTCCTCTCAAATATCCTATTTATTATTCCTTTGAGAAATGACAATTCTATTGTTGGATTGTGCTACCTAAATCtccaaataatatttgaattgttagggtttatttttttggaaatgATGACACAGGTGTGTAAGATGCCATGATGATCACTACTtgtaagaacaatgtcatcaacatacactACAAAGTAGATACATGCAATGATTGTGGGACAATAAAATACTGAATGATTAGCTTTGCATCgagtcataccaaattgttggACAACTTCACTGAATGTACCAAGCCATGCCCTTAATTTAGCAAACCAAGAGGTTGCTCTATATAAATTTCCTACAACAAATCACCATGAAGGAAAAACTTCTTGACATCCAAATGATAAAGAAGACGATGAAAAGCAGCCATGGCAATGAATATCTGATAGAAAGCCATCTTAGTGATGAGGGAGGTGTCACCATAGTCCAATATCAATATCCAAGTATAACCTCTGGCTACCAAAGAAGCTTTGAGTCGATCGATAATGCCATCAAGACTAACTTTGACAGCAAAGATTCACTTACCACCAACAAGAAATTTTCTAGAAGGAAAAGGAATGAGATCTTAAGTTCCACTGTTTTGAATAGCACACAATTCAACCATCATAGCTTGTCTCCAGTCAGGTTGGGCTAAAACATCATCTACAATTTTGgaagaaagaaatttataaaggGATGGAGACAATTGATGATTGCTTGGAGCAATATAATGTGATGAAGGATTATGAGTAGAGTGTATGCCTTTATGAAAAGCAATTAGAAGATCAAACTCTGTCCCTAGGGAAGAGTTAATAGATGGCCTATCTAAAGGGGGTAGATG
Above is a genomic segment from Vigna radiata var. radiata cultivar VC1973A chromosome 10, Vradiata_ver6, whole genome shotgun sequence containing:
- the LOC106775709 gene encoding nitrate regulatory gene2 protein, with translation MGASSSKMDDDKALQLCRERKKFVRQALDGRCSLAAAHVSYIQSLKSTGTALRKFTEPDASISNATLEPLEKTLSQFSLSSRSVSQHIDTTETFSPTPSPPSSSKFQANHMKFSSSSSKKVEEKLPVPVVGIVTSSGTPHDAAAQPPEKFDPSASAGDYSLPVETPPWDYFGLFHPIDHQFSFQEAKVMHQDTVGNADDITQLMEEEGIPELEDDEKVSSHGKEDSTDSEDEFDDEPGTDNLVQRFENFNRVNDHVRANGSPATIKPLKGHSASEFEHVNVEKGNSPIVSQSETASTEVELPTESNKLMENENHSEKVVPKDIFSGMKDIEFLFVKASESGKEVPRMLEANKLHFRPLLPAKESRSAAPSFLKACFSCGEDPSQLPEEPAQNSVKYLTWQRTMSSLSSSSRNPLGPNSKDDIEDLTKNLFDSLCMISGSHASTLDRLYAWERKLYDEVKASGMIRREYDMKCKVLQHLESKGEKTYKIDKTRAVVKDLHSRIRVAILRIDSISKRIEELRDNELQPQLEELIEGLIRMWEVMFECHKLQFQIMSAAYNNSHTRMVTNSELRRQITSYLEGELHYLSSSFSKWIGAQKSYLAAINGWLYKCVSLKQKTSKKRRPQRPLLSYGPPPIYVTCEIWLEKLGELPLQDVLDSIKSLAGETARFLPHQEKNQGKGSKNPQMKYWNAHIRSESSDNLLRDDPPEDWDSGFDRFRASFLEFVAHLSNFAGSSVKMYTELRQAIQNAKNYYYHRSNSQVQDGQWNSQNSQPQDDNSKSQSQVSNSENKKP